The proteins below come from a single Halostagnicola larsenii XH-48 genomic window:
- a CDS encoding MFS transporter: protein MSSSRRDRVVLATVVFAVLFSQLLLYPGVSTLVEALGADAGGGSSPFATTELDASMWFLVAEFAAYVVFVGVWGAASDMTGRRTPFIVTGALAGAVGYLALAAAPMLGSIPFEGVLLLRVLQGAMTIGAFSLTMTMLMDLEGGHGKNMGAAGIAIGLGAALGAPIGGQLTTVDPLAPLVAAGILLVCVGGLVTLVPDRAPTGRRAARDLLDGIRQRPTLSIPYAFGFIDRLTAGFFALVGTLYFQDAFGVGPAQTGLLLACFFAPFALLQYPMGALSDRIGRTIPIVAGSLCYGVGILSVNVAPTVALAALAMVLVGVLGALVSPATMALVTDLAADGERGVAMGGFNLAGSLGFLGGFLIGGTVADTYGYDLAFLVVGGLEIAIAIVTVPVFLRLSVDGHKHVREDEA, encoded by the coding sequence GTGTCCTCGAGTCGTCGCGATCGAGTGGTCCTGGCGACCGTCGTGTTCGCCGTGTTGTTCTCCCAGCTACTGCTGTATCCGGGCGTCTCGACGCTCGTCGAAGCGCTTGGAGCGGACGCGGGCGGGGGGTCGTCGCCGTTCGCAACGACCGAACTCGACGCGAGCATGTGGTTCCTCGTGGCCGAATTCGCGGCCTACGTCGTCTTCGTCGGCGTCTGGGGAGCCGCCAGCGATATGACGGGCCGACGAACGCCCTTCATCGTCACCGGCGCGCTCGCGGGAGCCGTCGGCTATCTTGCGCTCGCGGCCGCACCGATGCTCGGTTCGATTCCCTTCGAAGGCGTCCTCTTGCTACGCGTGTTGCAGGGAGCGATGACGATCGGCGCGTTCTCGCTGACGATGACGATGCTGATGGATCTCGAGGGCGGCCACGGAAAGAACATGGGCGCGGCGGGGATCGCGATCGGCCTCGGGGCCGCTCTGGGCGCACCGATCGGCGGCCAACTCACGACGGTCGATCCGCTCGCGCCACTGGTCGCCGCCGGAATATTGCTCGTCTGCGTGGGCGGACTCGTCACCCTCGTTCCCGACCGCGCGCCCACCGGTCGACGGGCGGCTCGAGACCTCCTCGACGGTATTCGACAGCGACCGACGCTCTCGATTCCGTACGCGTTCGGGTTCATCGATCGGCTCACGGCCGGGTTTTTCGCCCTCGTCGGGACGCTCTATTTCCAGGACGCGTTCGGGGTGGGGCCGGCCCAAACCGGCCTCCTGCTGGCGTGCTTTTTCGCACCCTTCGCGCTCTTGCAGTACCCGATGGGAGCGCTCTCGGATCGAATCGGCCGAACGATCCCGATCGTCGCTGGTTCGCTCTGTTACGGTGTTGGTATTCTGAGCGTCAACGTGGCCCCGACGGTGGCACTCGCGGCCCTCGCGATGGTGCTTGTCGGAGTCCTCGGCGCGCTCGTCTCGCCGGCGACGATGGCACTGGTCACCGACCTCGCGGCGGACGGCGAACGCGGGGTCGCGATGGGCGGGTTCAACCTCGCCGGCAGCCTCGGCTTCCTGGGCGGGTTTCTCATCGGCGGCACCGTCGCCGACACCTACGGCTACGACCTCGCCTTCCTCGTCGTCGGCGGCCTCGAGATCGCGATCGCGATCGTCACCGTTCCGGTGTTCCTCAGACTATCAGTAGACGGACACAAACATGTTCGTGAAGACGAGGCATAA
- a CDS encoding twin-arginine translocation signal domain-containing protein: MARKRTVSRRTALKVTGTAAATALVAGCSSGGGGDDGSSDDGSSDDGIEVDPGQIELEAATSAWIGVSPDSISEEENPTLILQEGEEYEIGWNTGDGKEHNIEVRNDSGDPLEQDGEELATEQVTDEEPDDQWLTFEATSDASVYRCNPHASMEGDIVVE; the protein is encoded by the coding sequence ATGGCACGAAAGCGAACGGTCTCACGGCGAACCGCACTGAAGGTCACAGGCACTGCTGCGGCAACCGCGCTCGTCGCAGGATGTAGTAGCGGTGGCGGTGGCGACGACGGCAGCAGCGATGACGGCAGCAGCGACGACGGTATCGAAGTCGATCCTGGCCAGATCGAATTAGAAGCCGCCACGAGCGCGTGGATCGGTGTTTCACCGGACAGTATCAGTGAAGAGGAAAACCCGACGCTGATCCTGCAGGAAGGCGAAGAGTACGAAATCGGCTGGAACACAGGAGACGGCAAGGAACACAACATCGAAGTTCGAAACGACAGCGGTGATCCTCTTGAGCAGGATGGCGAGGAACTCGCAACCGAGCAGGTCACAGACGAGGAGCCCGACGACCAGTGGCTCACTTTCGAAGCCACCAGTGACGCGTCGGTCTATCGCTGTAACCCACACGCCAGCATGGAAGGCGACATCGTCGTCGAATAA
- a CDS encoding DUF7571 family protein: MKPCHNCQAVIDEYLLDKQLEPLRELTVDDFNLCHDCVTVVSDACVTCGGAVYVPRNESTTPDYCPACRADAIDQTGHDPGWTLETPSV, encoded by the coding sequence ATGAAACCGTGCCACAACTGTCAGGCGGTCATCGACGAGTATCTCTTGGACAAACAACTCGAACCCCTGCGCGAGCTCACAGTCGACGACTTCAACCTCTGTCACGACTGTGTAACTGTCGTTTCCGATGCGTGCGTGACGTGTGGCGGCGCGGTCTATGTCCCCCGAAACGAGAGTACGACGCCCGACTACTGCCCGGCGTGTCGGGCCGATGCGATCGATCAGACGGGACACGATCCCGGTTGGACCCTCGAGACGCCATCTGTCTAA
- the serB gene encoding phosphoserine phosphatase SerB encodes MTIVAFDFDGTLSDSEMTVLLGDRCGAADEMAAITERAMNDEIGYAKSLRERAALLEGLPEAEARAAFDEVELREGSAALIRALNDAGVTTAILTGGFKRGVAAALEKEGVSVDYIVSNELPIEDGELTGDVEGTLIEGTKDTALESLAGDVGVSMSETVAVGDGANDLPMLEVAGLPIGFDPKPAVEPACEVVVTSMAEVRDTLLAEGVLDRT; translated from the coding sequence ATGACCATCGTCGCTTTCGACTTCGACGGAACGCTCTCCGATTCGGAAATGACCGTCCTGCTCGGTGACCGCTGCGGGGCCGCTGACGAGATGGCAGCGATCACCGAACGCGCGATGAACGACGAAATCGGCTACGCGAAGAGCCTGCGCGAGCGTGCTGCCCTGCTCGAGGGCCTTCCCGAAGCCGAGGCCCGGGCCGCCTTCGACGAGGTCGAACTCCGCGAGGGATCGGCAGCCCTGATTCGGGCGCTCAACGACGCCGGTGTTACCACCGCCATCCTCACCGGTGGGTTCAAACGCGGCGTCGCGGCGGCGCTCGAGAAAGAGGGCGTCAGCGTCGATTACATCGTCTCGAACGAACTCCCGATCGAAGACGGCGAGTTGACCGGGGACGTCGAAGGGACGCTCATCGAGGGCACGAAAGATACGGCACTCGAGAGCCTCGCCGGCGATGTCGGCGTCTCCATGTCCGAGACGGTCGCCGTCGGCGACGGTGCCAACGACCTGCCGATGCTCGAGGTCGCCGGTCTCCCGATCGGATTCGATCCGAAACCGGCCGTCGAACCGGCCTGCGAGGTCGTCGTCACCTCGATGGCCGAAGTTCGCGATACGCTGCTCGCAGAAGGCGTGCTCGACCGGACGTAG
- a CDS encoding DUF7522 family protein — MGTGNIDQELVDELESVCRTAVGDELRSITYFTEDEVEQLYLRSDLERTADLVGFAEHEALGFRSQSAYRNTQLGEYEATIRMFENGYLTRVISGDIGVWVTTDPLSMERFEELSTALRSVLEEHSALES; from the coding sequence ATGGGCACTGGTAACATCGATCAGGAATTGGTCGACGAACTCGAGAGCGTCTGTCGAACCGCTGTCGGCGACGAACTCCGGAGCATTACCTACTTCACCGAAGACGAGGTCGAACAGCTGTACCTCCGCTCCGACCTCGAGCGAACGGCCGACCTCGTCGGCTTCGCCGAACACGAGGCGCTCGGCTTCCGGTCGCAGTCGGCCTACCGGAACACCCAGCTCGGGGAGTACGAGGCGACGATTCGAATGTTCGAAAACGGCTATCTCACGCGCGTCATCAGCGGCGACATCGGCGTCTGGGTGACGACCGACCCGCTCTCGATGGAGCGGTTCGAAGAGCTCTCGACGGCGCTCCGATCGGTTCTCGAGGAGCACAGTGCGCTCGAGTCGTAA
- the ligA gene encoding NAD-dependent DNA ligase LigA, with the protein MAGADESLDENPYLRDPPTEFTPPEELSEADAAEQVEQLRAAIREHDRRYYVEGDPIIADRTYDALFNRLWELEDAFSLSHPDSPTRAVGGEPIDAFETAEHVAPMLSIDQSGEVEDVREFDRRVRGELGDADGLDEINYVCEPKFDGVSMEFVYEAGSLVRAVTRGDGREGDDVTRNARTIGSVPQKLHGDPPDFLAVRGEVYMPKDAFQAHNRERIERGEEPFANPRNATAGTIRQLDPAVVADRPLEVFYFDVLAASDLEDTHRDELDRFPELGLRTNDRVETVASIEGAIDYRDRMLEGRDDLPYEIDGVVIKVDDREARERLGQTARHDRWAFAYKFPARAEVTPVADIAVQVGRTGRVTPVALLEPVDVGGVTVSRASLHNPDEIAEKNVNVGDTVRVQRAGDVIPYVEEVVEKGSEGHYELPERCPICDSPIERDGPMAFCTGGLACNAQLRRSIEYYASDAGLDLEGLGEKSVRQLVEAGLIDSIASLYELEREELTALEGWGETSAENLLSELDDAREPPLADFLSALGIPHVGPATARELAREFGSFEAFREAVETDPSRLEGVDDVGETVAETIHEFFASEANAEAVDAVLEHVSPQQAGAGTDSGTELEGLTFVFTGSLEGVTRGEAQETVEAHGANATGSVSGNTDYLVIGENPGSTKLEDAEDNDVEILEEAAFRDFLESRDLSLPPAN; encoded by the coding sequence ATGGCTGGTGCAGACGAATCTTTGGACGAGAACCCCTATCTTCGGGATCCGCCGACGGAGTTCACTCCCCCCGAGGAACTCTCGGAGGCGGACGCGGCCGAACAGGTCGAGCAGTTGCGCGCCGCAATCCGCGAACACGACCGTCGCTACTACGTCGAGGGCGATCCGATCATCGCCGATCGGACGTACGACGCGCTCTTTAACAGGCTGTGGGAACTCGAGGACGCCTTCTCGCTCTCACACCCCGACAGCCCGACGCGGGCCGTCGGCGGGGAGCCGATCGACGCGTTCGAAACCGCCGAACACGTCGCGCCGATGCTCTCGATCGACCAGAGCGGCGAGGTCGAGGACGTACGCGAGTTCGACCGAAGGGTTCGCGGCGAACTCGGCGACGCCGACGGTCTCGACGAGATCAACTACGTCTGTGAGCCCAAGTTCGACGGCGTCTCGATGGAGTTCGTCTACGAAGCGGGGAGCCTGGTCCGGGCGGTCACCCGCGGCGACGGCCGCGAAGGCGACGACGTGACCCGCAACGCGCGCACGATCGGCTCGGTACCGCAGAAACTCCACGGCGATCCGCCCGACTTCCTCGCCGTCCGAGGTGAGGTCTACATGCCAAAGGACGCGTTTCAGGCCCACAACCGCGAGCGGATCGAACGCGGCGAGGAGCCCTTCGCCAACCCGCGCAACGCGACGGCGGGGACCATCCGCCAGCTCGATCCTGCCGTGGTCGCGGACCGACCGCTCGAGGTCTTTTACTTCGACGTGCTCGCGGCGAGCGACCTCGAGGACACCCACCGGGACGAACTCGACCGGTTCCCCGAACTGGGCTTGCGGACGAACGACCGCGTCGAGACCGTCGCGTCGATCGAGGGAGCGATCGATTACCGCGACCGGATGCTCGAGGGCCGCGACGACCTCCCCTACGAGATCGACGGCGTCGTGATCAAGGTCGACGACCGCGAGGCCCGCGAGCGACTGGGCCAGACGGCTCGCCACGACCGGTGGGCCTTCGCCTACAAGTTCCCCGCCCGTGCGGAGGTGACCCCGGTCGCCGACATCGCCGTGCAGGTCGGCCGCACGGGGCGGGTGACGCCGGTCGCGCTCCTCGAGCCGGTCGACGTCGGCGGCGTCACCGTCTCTCGAGCGAGTCTGCACAATCCCGACGAAATCGCCGAAAAGAACGTCAACGTCGGCGACACCGTCCGCGTCCAGCGAGCGGGCGACGTGATCCCCTACGTCGAGGAGGTCGTCGAGAAGGGGAGCGAGGGTCACTACGAACTCCCCGAGCGCTGTCCGATCTGCGACAGCCCGATCGAACGTGACGGCCCGATGGCGTTCTGTACGGGCGGGCTGGCCTGCAACGCCCAGCTTCGGCGATCGATCGAGTACTACGCGAGCGACGCCGGCCTCGATCTGGAGGGTCTCGGCGAGAAGAGCGTCCGCCAGCTGGTCGAGGCGGGTCTCATCGATTCCATCGCCTCGCTCTACGAACTCGAGCGCGAGGAACTGACCGCCCTCGAGGGCTGGGGCGAGACGAGCGCCGAGAACCTGCTCTCGGAACTCGATGATGCTCGCGAGCCGCCGCTTGCTGACTTCCTCTCGGCGCTCGGCATCCCTCACGTCGGCCCGGCGACCGCCCGCGAACTCGCTCGAGAGTTCGGCTCCTTCGAGGCGTTTCGGGAGGCTGTCGAGACGGATCCGAGTCGACTCGAGGGCGTCGACGACGTGGGCGAGACCGTCGCCGAAACGATCCACGAGTTCTTCGCGAGCGAGGCCAACGCCGAGGCGGTCGACGCCGTGCTCGAGCACGTCTCACCACAGCAAGCGGGCGCCGGAACCGACTCCGGAACCGAACTCGAGGGGTTGACGTTCGTCTTCACCGGGTCGCTCGAGGGGGTCACTCGCGGCGAGGCACAGGAGACCGTCGAGGCCCACGGAGCGAACGCGACCGGAAGCGTCTCGGGGAACACCGATTATCTCGTTATCGGCGAGAATCCGGGTTCGACAAAGCTCGAGGACGCCGAGGACAACGACGTGGAGATTCTCGAGGAAGCGGCGTTTCGGGACTTTCTCGAGTCACGGGATCTCTCCTTGCCACCTGCGAACTGA
- the metX gene encoding homoserine O-acetyltransferase MetX, which translates to MTTKATVDLGEFTFESGESIPSLEVAYETYGEFTGDNAVLVCHALTGSAHVARRPDAGGETAGQARAWWGDVVGPGKAIDTTEYYVVCANAPGSCYGTTGPSSTNPETGEPYGTDFPPVTIGDWTRSQRRLLDELGVGRLHAVVGGSVGGMNVLDWLRRYPDDVDYAASVAAAARLDAQCLALDTVARRAITSDPNWNGGHYYDASATDESESSSDSSDGGSEPTDGLARARQIGHIMYLSKASMARKFGRRSAGREATREKPTDPAGAFFPYREVESYLDYQAEKFTERYDANSYLYLTRAMDDFDLAAGYESDADALAAFEGELLILSFTGDWHFTVEQAEVLADACRDAGVDVSHHVIESDHGHDAFLVEPEKVGPPLSALLSAGLDGRAITDTAEEEDEPEAFAPVHTSLFSE; encoded by the coding sequence ATGACGACCAAAGCGACGGTCGACCTCGGCGAGTTCACCTTCGAAAGCGGCGAGTCGATCCCCTCGCTCGAGGTCGCCTACGAGACCTACGGGGAGTTTACGGGGGACAACGCCGTCCTCGTCTGTCACGCGCTGACCGGCAGCGCACACGTCGCCCGCCGACCCGATGCGGGCGGCGAAACGGCCGGACAGGCCCGCGCCTGGTGGGGCGACGTCGTCGGCCCCGGCAAGGCCATCGACACCACCGAGTACTACGTCGTCTGTGCGAACGCGCCGGGGTCGTGTTACGGCACGACCGGCCCCTCGAGTACGAACCCCGAGACCGGCGAACCCTACGGGACGGACTTTCCGCCCGTGACGATCGGCGACTGGACTCGCTCTCAGCGGCGACTCCTCGACGAACTCGGCGTCGGCCGCCTCCACGCGGTCGTCGGCGGCAGCGTCGGCGGCATGAACGTTCTCGACTGGCTCCGTCGATACCCCGACGACGTCGACTACGCCGCCTCGGTCGCGGCCGCCGCCCGACTCGACGCCCAGTGTCTCGCCCTCGATACCGTCGCGCGGCGAGCGATTACGTCGGATCCGAACTGGAACGGGGGCCACTACTACGACGCCTCCGCGACCGACGAGAGCGAAAGCTCGTCGGACTCGTCCGACGGCGGTTCCGAGCCGACGGACGGGCTGGCTCGAGCGCGTCAGATCGGCCACATCATGTACCTCTCGAAGGCCTCGATGGCCCGCAAGTTCGGGCGTCGCTCGGCCGGTCGGGAGGCGACTCGAGAGAAGCCAACGGATCCGGCGGGGGCCTTTTTCCCGTACCGGGAGGTCGAGTCGTACCTCGATTATCAGGCCGAGAAGTTCACGGAGCGCTACGACGCCAACAGCTACCTCTACCTGACCCGCGCGATGGACGACTTCGACCTCGCGGCGGGCTACGAGTCCGACGCCGACGCGCTGGCCGCCTTCGAGGGCGAACTGCTCATCCTCTCGTTTACCGGGGACTGGCACTTCACCGTCGAACAGGCCGAAGTCCTCGCCGACGCCTGTCGGGACGCGGGCGTCGACGTCTCACACCACGTCATCGAATCCGACCACGGCCACGATGCGTTCCTCGTCGAACCGGAGAAGGTCGGCCCGCCGCTATCGGCGCTGCTATCGGCGGGGCTCGACGGACGGGCGATCACGGATACTGCCGAGGAGGAGGACGAACCGGAGGCGTTCGCGCCGGTCCACACGAGTCTCTTTTCGGAGTGA
- a CDS encoding O-acetylhomoserine aminocarboxypropyltransferase/cysteine synthase family protein, which produces MSDDTSDGTDDPERCRFGTRSVHAGQSPDPETGAMAPPLYQTTSYVFDDADSAADLYALESEGHIYSRITNPTVQTLERRLASLEGAPGAVATASGMAALDSAVLVLAEAGDNVVLSTDTYGGTTAYFAKTASRRDIETRLVPTLEAEAYEEAIDEDTAFVHVETIGNPSLVTPDFDRLSTIAHDHGVPLVVDNTFATPHLCRPLEHGADVVWESTTKWLHGSGTTVGGILVDGGEFPWGEHGYDEISGQNHAYHDVDFSRDFPDAPLAAAVRFRSTRSLGNQQSPFDAWQTLQGLESLPLRMDKHCENATIVAEYLADHDDVAWVTYPGLESHPTHDNASKYLSDFGGMIAFGLEGGFEAGKRFCEEVEVAQFLANIGDAKTLVIHPASTTHGQLSPEEQRDAGVTPDLVRLSVGIEDPADILADIDAAIETATAQSRAGTTERPPEERP; this is translated from the coding sequence ATGAGCGACGACACGAGCGATGGGACCGACGATCCCGAACGGTGTCGATTCGGAACGCGAAGCGTCCACGCCGGACAATCTCCCGATCCCGAGACGGGCGCGATGGCCCCGCCACTGTATCAGACGACCTCCTACGTTTTCGATGACGCCGACAGCGCCGCGGATCTCTACGCCCTCGAGAGCGAGGGCCACATCTACTCGCGGATCACGAACCCCACTGTCCAGACCTTAGAGCGCCGGCTGGCGTCCCTCGAGGGCGCGCCGGGGGCGGTGGCGACCGCGAGCGGGATGGCCGCGCTCGATTCGGCGGTGCTCGTGCTGGCCGAGGCGGGTGACAACGTCGTCCTCTCGACGGATACCTACGGCGGGACGACCGCGTACTTCGCGAAGACGGCGTCCCGGCGAGACATCGAGACGCGTCTGGTCCCGACGCTCGAGGCCGAGGCCTACGAGGAAGCGATCGACGAGGACACGGCGTTCGTCCACGTCGAGACGATCGGCAACCCCTCGCTCGTGACGCCCGATTTCGACCGTCTCTCGACCATCGCTCACGATCACGGCGTGCCGCTGGTCGTCGACAACACGTTCGCGACGCCGCACCTCTGTCGTCCGTTAGAACACGGCGCGGATGTCGTCTGGGAGTCGACGACGAAGTGGCTCCACGGCTCAGGGACGACCGTCGGGGGCATCCTCGTCGACGGCGGTGAGTTCCCGTGGGGTGAGCACGGCTACGACGAGATTTCGGGGCAGAACCACGCCTATCACGACGTCGACTTCTCGCGGGACTTTCCGGATGCGCCGCTCGCCGCCGCGGTTCGGTTCCGTTCGACGCGCAGTCTGGGCAACCAGCAGTCGCCCTTCGACGCCTGGCAGACCCTCCAGGGGCTCGAGTCCCTGCCCTTGCGGATGGACAAACACTGCGAAAACGCGACCATCGTCGCCGAGTACCTGGCCGACCACGACGACGTGGCCTGGGTCACGTATCCGGGCCTCGAGAGTCACCCGACCCACGATAACGCCTCGAAGTACCTCTCCGATTTCGGCGGCATGATCGCCTTCGGCCTCGAGGGCGGATTCGAGGCCGGCAAACGCTTCTGCGAGGAGGTCGAGGTCGCCCAGTTCCTCGCGAACATCGGCGACGCGAAGACGCTCGTCATCCACCCCGCGAGCACGACCCACGGGCAACTCTCGCCCGAGGAACAGCGAGACGCGGGCGTGACGCCCGATCTGGTCCGACTCTCGGTCGGCATCGAGGATCCCGCGGATATCCTCGCGGATATCGACGCGGCAATCGAGACGGCGACCGCCCAGTCGCGTGCGGGGACGACGGAACGGCCCCCGGAGGAGCGACCATGA
- a CDS encoding pyridoxal-phosphate-dependent aminotransferase family protein — MTKKSEYQDDYPDKTLYIPGPTEVREDVIEAMCEPMFGHRMDRMTDLYTTIVEDTKEFLGTDNDVIILTGSGTEFMESSILNLVDENVLVTTCGSFSERQANVAERLGKTVDTLEYEWGQAVKPEDVREYLEESDTDYDVVTCVKNESSTGVRNPIEEIGDVVAEYPDTYFVVDAVSSLGGDYIDIDEHNIDVIFTSVQKAFAMPPGLGVCVVSDEAYERELESESASWYGGFQRTLDYYDRKGQTHSTPAIPIMLAYRKQMKHMLSEGHDARDQRHREMAEYTREWAREHFAMFPEEGYESQTVSCIENTQGIDVAATIDAVSEEYDMVFSNGYGSALGEKTFRIGHMGEHDLESIKELTDAIEDVADL, encoded by the coding sequence GTGACCAAAAAAAGCGAGTATCAAGACGACTACCCCGACAAGACGCTGTATATTCCGGGCCCAACTGAAGTACGCGAGGACGTCATCGAGGCCATGTGCGAGCCGATGTTCGGCCACCGCATGGACCGCATGACCGACCTCTACACGACCATCGTCGAGGACACGAAGGAATTTCTCGGCACCGACAACGACGTCATCATTCTGACCGGGTCGGGAACCGAGTTCATGGAGAGTTCGATCCTGAACCTCGTCGACGAGAACGTCCTCGTCACGACCTGCGGCAGCTTCAGCGAGCGCCAGGCCAACGTCGCCGAACGCCTCGGCAAAACCGTCGACACCCTTGAGTACGAGTGGGGCCAGGCCGTCAAACCCGAGGATGTCCGCGAATACCTCGAAGAGAGTGACACCGACTACGACGTCGTCACCTGCGTGAAAAACGAGAGTTCGACCGGCGTGCGGAACCCGATCGAAGAGATCGGCGACGTCGTCGCCGAGTACCCGGACACCTACTTCGTCGTCGACGCGGTCTCGTCGCTCGGCGGGGACTACATCGACATCGACGAGCACAACATCGACGTGATCTTCACCTCTGTCCAGAAGGCCTTCGCCATGCCGCCGGGACTGGGCGTCTGCGTCGTCAGCGACGAGGCCTACGAACGCGAACTCGAGTCCGAGTCGGCCTCGTGGTACGGCGGCTTCCAGCGTACCCTCGACTACTACGACCGGAAGGGCCAGACCCACTCCACGCCCGCGATCCCGATCATGCTCGCCTACCGAAAACAGATGAAACACATGCTCTCCGAAGGCCACGACGCGCGCGACCAGCGCCACCGGGAGATGGCCGAATACACCCGCGAATGGGCCCGCGAGCACTTCGCGATGTTCCCCGAGGAAGGCTACGAATCCCAGACCGTGAGCTGTATCGAGAACACGCAGGGGATCGATGTCGCCGCGACCATCGACGCCGTCAGCGAGGAGTACGACATGGTCTTCTCGAACGGCTACGGCTCCGCGCTCGGCGAGAAGACGTTCCGCATCGGCCACATGGGCGAACACGATCTCGAGAGCATCAAGGAACTGACCGACGCGATCGAGGATGTCGCCGATCTGTAG
- a CDS encoding DMT family transporter, giving the protein MNSQRNILLFAALALAWGTAFSAIEIGLGSLPPILFAAFRLDVATALFVILTAVLGLEWRPQTRADVISIATGGVLLVGAHYGLLFVGQLYVSSAVAAIVLSLTPIVTPPIALAVLPRERIRPPAAVGLVLGLLGVVVIAISGGSVGGQALGVGLLFGSALSIAVGSVVLERTRSTLSIIPLQTWAMGVGGLMLHGLSALHPGESVLAATFTSDVVAALAYLGVVSTAGGFLAYFILLERVGATELSLVNYTSPVIAAVFGWLLLGESITVATVAGFALIVFGFTLCKIDSLWKLVRPVVEDGTRRPVPADGFVVQKNPYVRSANRGNEGRSASPSRSSPGAD; this is encoded by the coding sequence ATGAATTCACAGAGAAATATTCTCCTCTTCGCCGCGCTTGCACTCGCCTGGGGAACCGCGTTCAGTGCGATCGAAATCGGTCTCGGATCGCTACCGCCGATCCTGTTTGCCGCCTTCCGACTCGACGTCGCAACCGCGTTGTTCGTCATCCTCACCGCCGTACTCGGTCTCGAGTGGCGACCGCAAACGCGAGCGGACGTGATATCGATAGCTACCGGTGGCGTCCTCCTCGTGGGCGCCCACTACGGACTGTTGTTCGTCGGCCAGTTGTACGTCTCGAGCGCCGTCGCCGCGATCGTGTTGAGCCTGACCCCGATCGTCACGCCGCCGATCGCCCTCGCAGTGCTCCCGCGAGAACGAATCCGTCCGCCCGCCGCAGTTGGGCTGGTACTGGGACTGCTGGGTGTCGTCGTCATCGCCATCTCCGGCGGCTCGGTGGGCGGGCAGGCCCTCGGCGTCGGCCTCCTGTTCGGCTCGGCCCTCTCGATCGCCGTCGGGTCCGTCGTCCTCGAGCGAACGAGATCGACGCTCTCGATCATCCCGCTGCAAACGTGGGCGATGGGCGTCGGCGGGCTCATGTTACACGGCCTCAGCGCCCTCCACCCCGGCGAAAGCGTCCTCGCAGCGACGTTCACGAGCGACGTTGTGGCCGCACTCGCGTACCTCGGCGTCGTCTCGACGGCCGGCGGCTTTCTCGCGTACTTCATCCTGCTCGAGCGGGTCGGCGCGACGGAACTCAGCCTCGTCAACTACACCTCCCCCGTGATCGCCGCCGTGTTCGGGTGGCTCTTGCTCGGCGAATCCATCACGGTCGCGACGGTCGCCGGCTTCGCGCTGATCGTCTTCGGCTTTACTCTCTGTAAGATCGACAGCCTCTGGAAGCTGGTTCGGCCGGTGGTCGAAGACGGCACACGTCGCCCGGTACCCGCCGACGGATTCGTCGTCCAGAAAAACCCGTACGTCCGATCCGCAAACCGCGGAAACGAGGGTCGATCCGCGTCGCCGTCCCGTTCGTCTCCGGGAGCGGACTAA